A region of Candidatus Ancaeobacter aquaticus DNA encodes the following proteins:
- a CDS encoding carbonic anhydrase encodes MEHKIIPVTNKENIPEEYRDNPIGLLFEYHNLNRQYDTYLQAQLLIGMCMDSRKHLHIPPNFAYIIRSGGANLRYSEFKVAYAIAVGKVSHIALIGHNNCAMVNLASKKEEFINGLVDRAGWSRGAAEECFMNHAPKFEIGNEIEFIVSETNRLRKKYPKIMVASLYYKVEDNKLYFISES; translated from the coding sequence ATGGAACATAAGATTATACCAGTTACAAATAAAGAAAATATTCCTGAGGAATATCGTGATAATCCTATAGGGTTATTGTTTGAATATCATAACTTAAATCGTCAGTATGATACATATTTACAGGCGCAGCTCTTGATAGGCATGTGTATGGATAGTCGCAAACATCTTCATATCCCTCCCAACTTTGCATATATTATACGTTCCGGAGGAGCAAACTTACGCTATAGTGAGTTTAAAGTCGCGTACGCGATTGCTGTAGGAAAGGTGAGTCATATCGCATTGATCGGTCATAATAATTGCGCAATGGTTAATTTAGCGTCTAAAAAAGAAGAGTTTATTAACGGTTTAGTTGATAGGGCCGGGTGGAGTAGGGGAGCGGCTGAGGAGTGTTTTATGAACCATGCTCCGAAGTTTGAAATAGGCAATGAAATAGAATTTATTGTCAGTGAAACAAATAGGTTGAGAAAGAAATATCCTAAGATCATGGTTGCTTCCCTGTATTACAAAGTTGAAGACAATAAGTTGTACTTCATTAGCGAAAGCTGA